Proteins from one Oncorhynchus masou masou isolate Uvic2021 chromosome 12, UVic_Omas_1.1, whole genome shotgun sequence genomic window:
- the LOC135549301 gene encoding uncharacterized protein LOC135549301 produces the protein MPTNQQFTEPEPEGHNCYEGWEEDLLPEEREVPLLNLYLTTKRVEDIALRLVSLRQAFTTLLGSTPSRNHLFVAGKVLMGALVQAHHMDEAEFIRAYNDFVDYLSDPSKQIDIERELAEAKIHHVNLIDVLFELVLFGMMTAQKSLMVHPGGFMERLYALLHSFLPVAASIEPKAERYLLLLNDSCDTLPPHRGLDTNALHYFALNFTFLNKITSSSKAFVSVFSFT, from the exons ATGCCCACCAATCAGCAGTTCACTGAGCCAGAGCCTGAGGGCCACAACTGCTATGAG GGCTGGGAGGAGGACCTGTtgcctgaggagagggaggttccTCTGCTGAA cctctaccttaccaccaAGAGAGTGGAGGACATCGCCCTGAGGCTCGTCTCCCTGCGCCAGGCCTTCACT ACCCTGCTTGGTTCCACCCCGAGCAGGAACCATCTGTTTGTGGCAGGAAAGGTCCTAATGGGCGCACTGGTTCAAGCCCACCACATG GACGAGGCCGAATTCATCCGTGCCTATAACGACTTTGTGGACTACCTGAGTGACCCCTCCAAGCAGATTGACATTGAGAGGGAGCTGGCTGAGGCAAAG ATCCATCATGTTAACCTGATAGATGTCCTTTTTGAactggtgctatttgggatgatGACAGCTCAGAAGTCCCTGATGGTG CACCCTGGTGGGTTCATGGAGCGTCTGTACGCTCTCCTGCACTCCTTCCTGCCCGTAGCTGCCAGCATTGAGCCAAAGGCCGAGAGATACCTGCTGCTGCTCAAT GATTCTTGCGACACTTTGCCACCACACAGGGGTCTAGACACAAATGCACTACATTACTTTGCACTgaattttacatttttaaataaaataactagTAGTTCAAAAGCATTTGTCTCTGTCTTTTCATTTACTTGA
- the LOC135549082 gene encoding uncharacterized protein LOC135549082 — MRGGSQQVVVRRHHVSRVRGQETQLVWAVSRETARLSSEGIPYCATKVQSVTWILYVAGRVTQYASHLRHETSVDVTLGCYQQQTDISVVYATLHMGPDGLLSSSAWSEAASVSTPTNQQFTEPEPEGHNCYEGWEEDLLPEEREVPLLNLYLTTKRVEDIALRLVSLRQAFTTLLGSTPSRNHLFVAGKVLMGALVQAHHMDEAEFIRAYNDFVDYLSDPSKQIDIERELAEAKIHHVNLIDVLFELVLFGMMTAQKSLMVHPGGFMERLYALLHSFLPVAASIEPKAERYLLLLNVRFKSLLPYS, encoded by the exons ATGCGTGGGGGATCCCAG CAGGTGGTGGTGAGGAGGCACCATGTGAGTAGGGTTCGAGGCCAGGAGACTCAACTGGTGTGGGCCGTCTCCAGGGAGACAGCCAGACTTAGTTCAGAGGGCATCCCCTACTGTGCCACCAAGGTTCAGTCCGTCACTTGGATCCTG TATGTGGCTGGCAGGGTGACCCAGTATGCTTCTCACCTCCGCCATGAGACGTCTGTGGACGTGACCCTTGGCTGCTACCag cAGCAGACTGATATCTCGGTGGTGTACGCCACTCTCCACATGGGCCCGGATGGGCTGCTCTCCTCCTCAGCGTGGTCGGAGGCTGCCTCCGTGTCTACGCCCACCAATCAGCAGTTCACTGAGCCAGAGCCTGAGGGCCACAACTGCTATGAG GGCTGGGAGGAGGACCTGCtgcctgaggagagggaggttccTCTGCTAAA cctctaccttaccaccaAGAGAGTGGAGGACATCGCCCTGAGGCTCGTCTCCCTGCGCCAGGCCTTCACT ACCCTGCTTGGTTCCACCCCGAGCAGGAACCATCTGTTTGTGGCAGGAAAGGTCCTAATGGGCGCACTGGTTCAAGCCCACCACATG GACGAGGCCGAATTCATCCGTGCCTATAACGACTTTGTGGACTACCTGAGTGACCCCTCCAAGCAGATTGACATTGAGAGGGAGCTGGCTGAGGCAAAG ATCCATCATGTTAACCTGATAGATGTCCTTTTTGAactggtgctatttgggatgatGACAGCTCAGAAGTCCCTGATGGTG CACCCTGGTGGGTTCATGGAGCGTCTGTACGCTCTCCTGCACTCCTTCCTGCCCGTAGCTGCCAGCATTGAGCCAAAGGCCGAGAGATACCTGCTGCTGCTCAATGTAAGATTCAAGAGTTTACTTCCCTATTCCTAG